In Trichoderma atroviride chromosome 2, complete sequence, one DNA window encodes the following:
- a CDS encoding uncharacterized protein (EggNog:ENOG41~TransMembrane:1 (o430-448i)) — translation MEASPLTRQPQPEVFVPKIVELYSTLFKDDDDGDKSEGFWREFFLLRPDRPTLRKILNDIHPADLLLLEGRTRELFSKAIAAVKDGKGSAPLYALDTLSVFLACVLTKKHAHPSSDIITILAGLDHVDTVFTDFVSTLDGIIRNGTNLDLRHKAIEVLLAVSAGAYQTTLLTYMIQRDLFPSIMKFIQSSEQPDQDLEPFILLGILANYNKFEFQNPYQLRLNDFVNEAVIQKVVRCIGNACQTLRSDYVDIQEDLPEGWTLSSTLNMIGLGVISPGPKPEKKPVYDATTAKQLFTKLPGQTAAVLLATYDFSHANKLFCFHLVTLPSEKDKERPISSFLSLTSYLLQHSHLSSRATYYSHLNLMVLRLLIEDPAICKKICSDESKTHVRLCRQRPPHLPLVKGDRVLATCVLDTMLDGINHNLKRRLDVSLYVLCLGIMLRIISYLSRSRTRLDYHWSEFFRSLLSLIRFLNTYASDLKDLQHIETVLDHVVNLVALSLSAGEAFLPTPAAYDDLFYKVFESGEVLTSFKENYRLGNRNSNSIDTLINVSAHYKQILTERGSSEKKLPANLTTHQVAEVIKQGYETLSIQAKEGLDGWERYREADEKILLKKLGRTAVGDVMSMVERQNY, via the exons ATGGAGGCGTCACCGCTGActcgccagcctcagccagaGGTCTTTGTCCCCAAGATTGTCGAGCTCTACTCAACCCTTTTCAAG gacgatgacgacggcgACAAATCGGAAGGCTTCTGGCGGGAGTTTTTCCTGCTGCGACCCGATCGGCCGACGCTGAGGAAGATATTAAACGATATCCACCCGGCCgacctgctgctcttggagGGGCGCACGAGGGAGCTCTTCAGCAAGGCGATTGCGGCggtcaaggatggcaagggCTCAGCTCCGTTGTATGCTCTTGAT ACCCTGAGCGTCTTCCTCGCATGCGTATTGACCAAGAAACACGCGCATCCGAGCTCCGACATCATAACTATACTGGCCGGCCTCGATCACGTTGACACGGTATTTACGGATTTTGTGAGCACTCTCGACGGGATTATACGGAATGGGACAAACT TGGATCTGCGCCACAAGGCTATCgaggtgctgctggccgtcTCGGCGGGAGCATATCAGACGACGCTCTTGACGTACATGATACAGAGGGACTTGTTCCCGTCAATTATGAAG TTTATCCAAAGCTCGGAGCAACCTGATCAAGACCTGGAACCTTTTATTCTGCTGGGGATACTTGCCAACTACAACAAGTTTGAATTCCAAAATCCGTACCAGCTACGGCTAAACGACTTTGTCAATGAAGCCGTCATTCAAAAGGTTGTTCGCTGCATCGGAAACGCATGCCAGACACTGCGATCTGATTATGTCGACATCCAAGAGGATCTCCCCGAGGGCTGGACGTTGAGCAGCACTTTGAACATGATTGGCTTGGGAGTCATTTCGCCTGGGCCAAAgcccgagaagaagccagtgTATGATGCTACAACGGCAAAGCAACTGTTTACAAAACT GCCCGGCCAAACTGCTGCTGTTCTCCTAGCAACATATGATTTCTCCCACGCAAATAAGCTGTTTTGCTTCCATCTCGTGACCCTGCCCAgcgaaaaagacaaagagcgCCCAATATCTAGCTTCCTATCACTCACCTCCTATCTTCTGCAACACTCTCACCTGTCGTCTCGAGCAACGTACTATTCGCATCTGAATCTGATGGTGCTCCGTCTTCTTATTGAAGACCCGGCCATTTGCAAGAAGATTTGTAGCGACGAATCCAAGACGCATGTACGGCTTTGTCGACAACGGCCACCGCACTTGCCCTTGGTAAAGGGAGATCGTGTTCTTGCAACGTGCGTCCTCGATACGATGCTAGATGGTATCAACCACAATTTGAAAAGACGGCTGGACGTCAGTCTATACGTTCTCTGCTTGGGTATCATGCTCCGAATCATTTCCTATCTTTCGCGGTCACGAACACGATTGGATTACCATTGGTCAGAGTTTTTCCGGTCTTTGCTATCGCTCATACGTTTCCTTAACACGTATGCCTCGGATTTGAAAGACTTGCAGCACATCGAAACCGTCCTCGACCACGTCGTCAATCTAGTCGCACTGTCATTATCCGCTGGTGAAGCCTTCCTACCGACTCCTGCCGCATACGACGATCTCTTCTACAAGGTGTTCGAATCAGGCGAAGTCCTCACATCctttaaagaaaattatcgTCTGGGGAACCGCAACAGCAACTCAATCGATACGCTCATCAACGTCAGCGCTCACTACAAACAGATATTGACCGAGAGAGGCTCttcggagaagaagctgccggcCAACCTGACGACGCACCAGGTGGCTGAGGTCATCAAGCAGGGCTACGAGACGCTGAGCATCCAGGCAAAGGAAGGtctggatggatgggagcGATACCGAGAGGCGGACGAGAAGATTTTGTTGAAAAAGCTAGGGAGGACGGCTGTTGGCGATGTGATGAGTATGGTGGAGCGACAAAATTACTAA
- a CDS encoding uncharacterized protein (EggNog:ENOG41~TransMembrane:1 (o163-181i)) — translation MIGLGVISPGPKPEKKPVYDATTAKQLFTKLPGQTAAVLLATYDFSHANKLFCFHLVTLPSEKDKERPISSFLSLTSYLLQHSHLSSRATYYSHLNLMVLRLLIEDPAICKKICSDESKTHVRLCRQRPPHLPLVKGDRVLATCVLDTMLDGINHNLKRRLDVSLYVLCLGIMLRIISYLSRSRTRLDYHWSEFFRSLLSLIRFLNTYASDLKDLQHIETVLDHVVNLVALSLSAGEAFLPTPAAYDDLFYKVFESGEVLTSFKENYRLGNRNSNSIDTLINVSAHYKQILTERGSSEKKLPANLTTHQVAEVIKQGYETLSIQAKEGLDGWERYREADEKILLKKLGRTAVGDVMSMVERQNY, via the exons ATGATTGGCTTGGGAGTCATTTCGCCTGGGCCAAAgcccgagaagaagccagtgTATGATGCTACAACGGCAAAGCAACTGTTTACAAAACT GCCCGGCCAAACTGCTGCTGTTCTCCTAGCAACATATGATTTCTCCCACGCAAATAAGCTGTTTTGCTTCCATCTCGTGACCCTGCCCAgcgaaaaagacaaagagcgCCCAATATCTAGCTTCCTATCACTCACCTCCTATCTTCTGCAACACTCTCACCTGTCGTCTCGAGCAACGTACTATTCGCATCTGAATCTGATGGTGCTCCGTCTTCTTATTGAAGACCCGGCCATTTGCAAGAAGATTTGTAGCGACGAATCCAAGACGCATGTACGGCTTTGTCGACAACGGCCACCGCACTTGCCCTTGGTAAAGGGAGATCGTGTTCTTGCAACGTGCGTCCTCGATACGATGCTAGATGGTATCAACCACAATTTGAAAAGACGGCTGGACGTCAGTCTATACGTTCTCTGCTTGGGTATCATGCTCCGAATCATTTCCTATCTTTCGCGGTCACGAACACGATTGGATTACCATTGGTCAGAGTTTTTCCGGTCTTTGCTATCGCTCATACGTTTCCTTAACACGTATGCCTCGGATTTGAAAGACTTGCAGCACATCGAAACCGTCCTCGACCACGTCGTCAATCTAGTCGCACTGTCATTATCCGCTGGTGAAGCCTTCCTACCGACTCCTGCCGCATACGACGATCTCTTCTACAAGGTGTTCGAATCAGGCGAAGTCCTCACATCctttaaagaaaattatcgTCTGGGGAACCGCAACAGCAACTCAATCGATACGCTCATCAACGTCAGCGCTCACTACAAACAGATATTGACCGAGAGAGGCTCttcggagaagaagctgccggcCAACCTGACGACGCACCAGGTGGCTGAGGTCATCAAGCAGGGCTACGAGACGCTGAGCATCCAGGCAAAGGAAGGtctggatggatgggagcGATACCGAGAGGCGGACGAGAAGATTTTGTTGAAAAAGCTAGGGAGGACGGCTGTTGGCGATGTGATGAGTATGGTGGAGCGACAAAATTACTAA
- a CDS encoding uncharacterized protein (TransMembrane:1 (o44-63i)) — MRPRGEASGFPLVGKFAYKKFPMLRNEISSSIVSASLALNSFHTIYFLSMSISILLFAFPLIFPTSLSSSSFLLHSLPSSYIPPGSIPSSLHTDQDPTPLRLQPAVRP, encoded by the coding sequence ATGCGTCCGCGTGGAGAGGCTAGTGGATTCCCCCTTGTAGGTAAGTTTGCCTATAAGAAATTCCCAATGTTGAGAAATGAAATCAGCAGCTCAATCGTTTCAGCCTCTTTGGCCCTCAACTCCTTTCACACAATCTATTTTCTCTCCATGTCTATATCTATACTACTTTTTGCATTTCCCCTAATTTTTCCAACCtccctttcttcatcatcttttcttcttcactctctCCCCAGCTCGTATATTCCCCCCGGCTCGATTCCCAGCTCTCTCCACACCGACCAAGACCCCACGCCACTCCGATTACAACCCGCGGTCCGCCCATAG